CCATAGATGCCCCAAAACGAATAGATTTCGCAATATCACCATGTGTTCTTATACCACCATCAGCAATAATTGGTTTACGAGCCGCTTTACTACAATGATTTAGTGCTGATAATTGCCAGCCACCAGTACCGAAACCTGTCTTAATTTTAGTTATACAAACACGTCCTGGACCAATACCAACTTTAGTAGCATCTGCACCTGCATTTTCTAACTCACGAACCCCTTCTGGTGTACCAACATTACCTGCGATAATAAATGTATCTGGTATATGTTTTTTAATATGTTTAATCATATTAATTACTGAGTCAGAGTGACCATGTGCTATATCAATTGTTATATATTCAGGAATTACATTTTCTGCTTTAAGTTGTTCTACAAAACCAAATTCACGTTCTTTAACCCCGACAGAGATAGAGGCAAATAAACCTTGATCTTGCATTTTACTTATGAAAGGAATTCGAGCTTCCTCATCAAAACGATGCATAATATAGAAATAATCATTTTGAGCGAACCATTCTGCTAAAGATTCATTCATTACTGTTTGCATATTAGCTGGAACAACTGGTAATTTGAATGATTTAGGCCCAAATTTTATCGTCGTATCACATTCTGACCTGCTATTAACTATACATTTATTAGGTATAAGTTGGATATCTTCATAATCAAAAATTTTCATAATATATATACTCCTAACATTTTTATTAAAACAACTATTAAATGGTAAGCATTATCGCCAAATAATGAACAAATATAGT
The genomic region above belongs to Staphylococcus durrellii and contains:
- the guaC gene encoding GMP reductase, yielding MKIFDYEDIQLIPNKCIVNSRSECDTTIKFGPKSFKLPVVPANMQTVMNESLAEWFAQNDYFYIMHRFDEEARIPFISKMQDQGLFASISVGVKEREFGFVEQLKAENVIPEYITIDIAHGHSDSVINMIKHIKKHIPDTFIIAGNVGTPEGVRELENAGADATKVGIGPGRVCITKIKTGFGTGGWQLSALNHCSKAARKPIIADGGIRTHGDIAKSIRFGASMVMVGSLFAAHEESPGETVELEGKLYKEYFGSASEFQKGEHKNVEGKKMFVEHKGSLKDTLVEMQQDLQSSISYAGGNDLTSLRKVDYVIVRNSIFNGDRD